The genomic stretch TCAGGCTTATCGGTTTCAGGGCTTGATCGGCAGGCGGCCTTCGCCCTCTGATTTGTCGTGTTTCTGGACTGTACTTTGTTACCGACGTTCTTTTCAGAAGTCGCGTTCGCGGGTGCGCCGGCGCCGAGCCGTCTTTTTCCCAGTGCCGACTTATGCCGGAAGCTGGAGTTAATCCTGGTCAATCGCTTCCGCGACGCGGCGGGCTGAGCGCGTTCCGGCTTCCTGGCCCCAGTTCAAGTTGTCTGCGTAGGCTCCCGCGAAATGGACACGGCCAACCGGCTCGATGATGCTGGGCCAAATCTTCATCAGTTCACCAGGAGAGTATGAGACCGTTTCGCACGCCATGGCCCAGGGATCCTTGGCCCAGTTGTGTACGATAAGCTTCTCGATTTCTCCTGATCTTCCTGGATACAGATTGTTGAAGGCGGTAAGAGCGCCCTCGCGCGAGGTGCTTGCTTCAGCCCAGCCCATTAGCGCCGTGCGGGTGGTATGAACTTCTTCCGCGATCCGCCAGAGCAGTTCCAGGCTGGGGTCGGGAGTTTCCCAGTTAATGCTGCGGCCGTCGTTTTCCCAGAACGGCGTTTTCGCCTGAAAGACCAGGCGCGCTACGGAATAATAAGGCACACGATTGATCGCGAATGTTTTCGATTCGGGCCAGGCTGGCTTGACGGGAATAATCCGGAGCATCACTGCTGACATGCAGCAGACCAGGTAATCGCCCTCCATTTGTTTTTCCTGGTCGGACTCTCGGAACGTGACACGCACTCCTTTGTCGCTGTGCTCGATTCCAGTGAGCGGCGCATTCAGCCGGACGCGATCGCCAAGCTTTGAGGCAAGCGTATCGGGCATCACCTGATTGCCGCCTTTCAGACGGTAAACGTCGGGCGGGGCCAGAGGCACGCCGCGTAAATTCAAGATTGCGGCATGCCAGATGAAATGAAGGGCCGAGGCATTGGTGTCCCCGATAGTGCGAATTGCCTGGTCCGAGGCGCCATTTTCCCGAAGCAGGTCTCCCAGCTTTGTCTGGTCCAGGTGATTCAGTCCCGCTTCGTAAGGCTTGTACTCGTCTTTGAATTTCTCGAGATATGGGCGAAAGTACAGCATTGGGAGGTTCCACCATGCGTTCGTTGCAAGGAAGTCAACTTCTCGCTGGTTGAATCCCATTTTGCTGAGGAAGGCGCGGGCATGGAGGTCCTCCTCCGTGCGAAACTTGCCCTCAATAAACCGAACCAGGCCCATGCGTCGAGGGTAGTAAAG from Terriglobia bacterium encodes the following:
- a CDS encoding FAD-dependent oxidoreductase, encoding MATEDRDANAERSGSTRLNQLHSRTAESSSPHTIHRRDVLKMGATVLAGGLAAPLSAARPQTARPKKVVIAGGGITGLSCGYELMKRGHDVVVLEAAGRAGGHVRTLHEGLSDGLYADLGAEQFTKPGYDLYWGYVKEFDLPYLYYPRRMGLVRFIEGKFRTEEDLHARAFLSKMGFNQREVDFLATNAWWNLPMLYFRPYLEKFKDEYKPYEAGLNHLDQTKLGDLLRENGASDQAIRTIGDTNASALHFIWHAAILNLRGVPLAPPDVYRLKGGNQVMPDTLASKLGDRVRLNAPLTGIEHSDKGVRVTFRESDQEKQMEGDYLVCCMSAVMLRIIPVKPAWPESKTFAINRVPYYSVARLVFQAKTPFWENDGRSINWETPDPSLELLWRIAEEVHTTRTALMGWAEASTSREGALTAFNNLYPGRSGEIEKLIVHNWAKDPWAMACETVSYSPGELMKIWPSIIEPVGRVHFAGAYADNLNWGQEAGTRSARRVAEAIDQD